The sequence CCATAAATAATGTGGTGAGTCAAAACACATCATTAACTATAGTTGTACAAACTagaaaattttgcataataataataataataataataataatattattattattattattattattattattttgtaatgaGTTTTTTTTCATCCTTAACATTAACCACTGGTACTAGGCTACTACATCTttgtttccttattttttttaaataatagtgtaattaatataatttttctaaaaaatatatttttttaaaaagttttttaagcTACTATATAATTTGGGTTCTTAAAGGACTATGAATAGCAAACATCTGCTTGTGTAGGCTGCCAAGACTAAGTTCATCATTAACGGTACCACAAGGATATATCCGATGCAAAAGAGGTttgagacaaggtgatcctctcTCCCCCTTGTTATTTTCCCTTGCCGCTGATGTCCTTAGCGTAATGTTTTATCATGCACTAAAATCCAAAGTTCTTGTGGGTGTCCCCTTGAATCAAACCGATAACATTTGTCATCTCCAATATGCGGACGATCTTCTAATTTTTTCAGCTAGTGGACAAGAAGATCTTCAAATAATCAAACCGATTCTTTATCTTTATGAGGGACCTTCTGGATTAGCAATCAACTACTCGAAAAGCTGCTTGTTTTCCTTTAACTACGGCTTTCAACCCCATCATACTTCTGCCAGAATTCTTAACTGTTCCAGAAATTGTTTCCCGATCACTTATCTAGGGGTCCCTCTCTCTGGTCGAAGACCCAGACGTATGGATTGGGCAAAGCTTATTGGCATGGTTTGCTTTTGGCTCTCTTCTTGGAAGGCAAATTACTTATCCCTGGGAGGTCGTCTAACTCTTATTAATTCTGTCCTATCTACCGTTCCAGTCTATTGGATGTCGGTCTTTCTTTGGAAAGGTTCCGACCTGAGTTCCAAAGGATTTAGACTCATCGCCTGGAACAGAATCACAAGACCTCGTGACATGGGAGGCTGGGGAATCCTCAACCTTCATCATTTCAACAACGCTCTACttggaaagtggtggtggaaattatcccGTAATCCAAACTGTGGTTGGGCTAAAATCATCCAAGCTAACTACTCTGTTAGAGATCCATATGGAATTTTGTTTCATTCCCCACCtagaaataaatccttcttttAGGCGGGAGTGACTACAATTCTGCTATCCTTTAGATCTTGCATCAGGAAAACCATAAATAACGGGGCTAACACTTTTCTCTGGTTTGATCGATGGCATAATGGGATATTACTTAAAGATTGCTGGCCTACTCTCTTCTCTGATTGTCCTGATCCTTGGATTACCATCAGACATTTCTATCAACTTTTAAATAATCCAGAGTCTTTATTTCCCTCTATTCCCACCGAATCGCTTTCTACTCTCCTAGAAATTATCCCTGAGTGCTTCCATAATCAGGATGACGCCCTCACTTGGGCACTAGAAAAAAGTGGTAATTTTACtgtcaaatctttttataaatttctcattgatggtggaCTCCGCAACCTTCTTTAATTACTCAAATTTCTGGAAAATTCGCTGTCCAGTAAAGTCACACTTTTTTTGCTGGTTAGCTAGAGAGGACAAAATTCTCACTCTCACAAACATTTTCAAGAAAGGCCATAACTTTCAAAATTCCACTTATACCTGTGTCCTCTGCCACAATGCCTCTGAAAATCTTCAGCATCTCTTCCTTGATTGTGATTTTACTAAACAAATCTGGGCATTTTTTCTTCAAGTTTTAGATTCAAACTCTTTCCCACAATCAATCCCTTCTTTGTGGTCCAATGGTTACCCTCTATTAACTCTCAACACCTAATCCTCTGGGATCTTGTCTCCCGTGCTGTCCTTTGGAATATCTGGATTGAAACAAACACTCAAATTTTCCAATTGAATACTTTGCCACACattaatattatctttaaaattgctaatatgcttctctcttggtATTCAACAGTTGTTGATAGACAGCAACAATCACTCAATGAAGCTTCTCAGAAAAGTAAGCGCTCTCTCTGTTTCCTTAGCGCTAGAGACTCTGATCCTGCTGGTGATCCTGCTCATGATATAGCTCAGGAGTAGAtgctctttcttttgtttaggCAAGCCTGAGATGCCAGATGGTGTCTTCCGTCTATATAGACTTCCTCTCCCCCtcttttattattatgcttattttttgtatttttctgttGTACTTTGTACCTCCTCACTTCTGATGAGAGGCTTTTTTCTCTGTACTGTTGTTCCTTTACTTTTCAATAactctgtggtttatccacatttacctcaaaaaaaaaattactcattcATATTGgtagaaatttcatgaaaaaaaataccatgggtgaaggaaaataacaaattaacaaTAAGTAATAAGGACTCATAACTTAAAGGAATTATAACTTACGGCATGGTAAAATAAATTAGATGAGTACTGTTAATACAACACAATCGTATGTCTCACAAGATCACACACAGATCACCAACAAACAAGGATTTGATTTGTTATATAGATGACAAAGGTTTTCAGAGACACAGATGAAGCTTGTATTAATTAGCTTGAAAGACAATAGAACTAAACAAGTGAATATAAAAGGAACATACTTAATGCTTGCCAGAAAGGATGCTGACACAGCTTACAAAAGTGAAACTAGATGCAAAAGGGAGCAGACATATATCCAATCACATAGCCAAACTCGATTTCCTCTTGTCTAATCAGCATGCATAAGTACACAGTAGCCGCCTCTAAAGAGAAGTCAACCATCCATAGCAACCATACTTCTGAGTGGACTTATTCAACAAGTACTTGGTGGATCCAAATACCAACTGTTACAAGCAATGCTTTGTTATTTCCTTTCAATTTTTAGGAGGGTGGAAGTAAGAATAAGCTGCAATGAAGGATTGTTGGAtagtgaggagaagaagaatgagagCTGCTACTAATGACACAATGGCCCATGGATTATCAAAATAATCACGCATCAATTTTGCCCTCCATTTATGCCATCTGGATTCGTGATAATTTTTCACACCTTGAATTGACCCTTTAAGAAAGTTGTCACGGGACAACCTAATTTGGTCGCACAAGTGGTTAATAAGAGTAGCGGCATGATCAGGAGTGCCCAAGCGATTGATAAAGATTCCTTTCAACTCAAATAATTCCACATCTTTTGGGGCGTTGATCATGTAGTCCATAAAAAAGGCATAGGCAGTGATGtaattctttgtatgtggataATAGCATTGCTCGAATGCGATCAAATTCCTGAAGAGAGTGTTTGTGTTGTCATCTAGCTCAACTTGGGGAATTTCAATGATGCCGTTCTTGAATGAAATGTCGAGGAAGTTGGTGGCACATCCCTTCTTCTTCACGAACTTGACTCCTGCGAGCTGAAGTTCCGTCGCACTCGGGATCCAATCAACATctatgattttttgtttttgtaagttGCTTGAGTTGATCTTTAAACAATCATCGGAAGGAACGAATGTTGAATGGAACAAATGAAGCAAATGGTGGACGGGCGGAGGCGGAATGGTGGCGAAGTTTTGGTAAGGTGATGGATGGATACAAGATAAAAGCTGACGCGCAATCTCGACTAGATCAATGTCTTCATCTCCAGGAGTCTTAAGCTTGCTGAAGAGTGCCTGGATAATGGTGAAAGGGATTTGGTTCTCAACGTTCACCAAATCATGCAGCATATTTCCCCATATATTCCATACTCCAACCACTCGCAAATCTATCTTCTTTTCTCCCATAATGTCCAACACCACCATGTCTTCTTCATGTCCAGCAGCAAtgtcctcttcctcctcctgaccatcatcattatcattatttttgccCAACGTTACCATGTTGGAAATGTTTTCCCAGTACTCGTCGACTTCATTAAACTTGAGCAAGACATGGATGATGAAACAACCATCCAGAAACATGATCAAGGCCAAATCATTAACACTCAAGTGATGGAGATCTTCCGAGTAACTGCCTCGGACATCTGCATCCATTTTCCGCATTTCCTCCAAGCATTGGCCGAACAAATCGGTAGCTTTGCGCCTACTCTTGGTGTGCCTTGAAAGCAAGCGCCGCATGCAGTGCCACTTGTGAGCTTGCATGGCCTGGActgttctatttttgaatttattgtaATGGTAAGGGCCAATAGTAACGATGGAAGGATCATACGCCCCTTTGTTGTCGCACTGCCGGATGTTCTCCGGCACCTTGAAGATAGTACATGGCCAATTGCCTAGTGTTTTTTCTTGACACCCATTGAGGACATTTGCCATTCTCTTGATCCACTGAAGATCATCTTGGACCTCTTCTGTGACTTCTGTAGCTCCTTCTTGGCTAATCTTGAAGGATAGCATTAGGAGGCTTATTGGTGAGATGGAGATGGTGATGGAGAGATGGAGATAGAGATGGAGATGCTATATATGGCTATGATATGAAGAGGAAGTGCTTTTAATTTATGAGagatcaattaattaattactatcGCCAAGGGCAAATAGTAATCACGTTATTAATATGCGTCGCTCGTTGGAGTCTAGATTTTTCAAAAAAGCAAGGAGTTTTGCTAATGTGGCCTTTAATTTCTTGCCAACCTAAGCTGTACAACATACCCTGGCCATGACAGTACTGTACCATGCCTGCagatgtgtttattttttgatgTTGGTTGGTTAAGGTTAAGGTTAAGGTTAAGGTTAAGGTTAAGGTGCACTGAATATCAATTAATTGCGGATATTTTGTGACTCCCTTGATCCACAGCCGCAGAGCTCGACTGATCACTGATCAGGATCATTTTGCACCTCTACTGTGCCTTCTTTAGCTTGTTCTTGGCTAATTAAGCTCGGGGGATTGCATTAGGAGGTTAGTGTGAGCTGGGTCGAGATGCTATGACTATGAAGAGGGCGTGCTCTTAATTATATGAGCTGGGGGATTGCATTAGTAAGCATGTGGTTTGTTTGTGTGGCCTCTAATTATTTCTTGTCATCCTAAACCGTACATAGTACCCGGCCCTGATTCTGTGCGATACATAGAGTCATTTTGTTCATAGGCTCTTATTTGGCTCCGAGAAAGTTAAATATATACGTATGTATCAAATTTGTGAAGAACCGTAGACATATCACGTgaattatatatcaaatttcacaaaaaaatgcACAAGAACCACCAATTTTGCGGATTGGAAACTGTTGAAGCAGTAGGTGCTTTAGGTGAGTGGTTGATATCAGGAATACCATGCTTATCAACtgaattttcttttgatgtCTCTTAAAAGCTTAAGCTCTGAAAGATCGTAATCTACATCTTGAGATTTAGGTGCAGCAACAGGTGATGACTTCTCAATTATATCTTCTGCAGAGCTTTTTTTAGCAACTCCTTTGAGAGGACTACCCTATATAAATCTGCAGCTCTTAATATATTCATGGCCTCAATTTTGCCACCATCAATCTAACCATGCTGCTTAAAGAAACTTGAGCGCCATTATTTGCCCCAGAACTCATCATCTTTAGTTGTTCTGAAGTCCATGAATCTAAATTTGTTGACCTAGAATTATTCGAAAAATTCTTTACAAATTAAGTTATGTGATGAACAACTTACCGAGGAAAATTTTGACAAATTACCAAAATTTAGAGGCTGCAGCAAAATTGTGGGTTTCAATAAAGACTACTAGAGTATAACAAGCTTCAAgtggaaataaaaaaaccaaagccACCTGTAATAGTAATTTGAAACCCAAAACTTGAGACAATAACACTAATTAAGGACAAATTTAGTAGAGGGGAAGGTAATTATTGGTCTCTGAAAATATTTTTGTCCTTAATAGTTCTTCTAACTGGTCAACCAAACCcttttataaacatatattaaaataattatttatttttgttggtgttattGCTAACCCCATCAGATAACCCTTGAACTTGAAGTGATGAAAAGACACACTAGTTTCAACCAAATTTTGAAGTGATCTGCAGTTGTTGAGTAGCCGTACATTTCCCTAAATGCCTCTAGTCAGATTTGTAATTGATTGACTAGATTTTATAATTTGTGGTTTAGATCCAAGTGAGGCTTATCATATGAGGTATGCATTTATTACTTGACATGTACGTCTATATCATTTGGGTACCTATTTATCAActaagaaattaaatatatttatttcctGAAAAATCTGTACTATAGtagaaatgtttatttattatttataattatttattagtcaaGGTTAATTGCAGCAGGAGCAAGAGATAAGGGTTTCAAAATTTGCAAACCAATAAGTCAGTTGACTAGTAAAAGAGACAAATAGTTAAGACTTCAATTAATCAGTGATCAACAACAAAATTCTACCATAAATTATGCTACCACAAATTGAACAATTGCAAAATGAAGATGTTGCTCGACAACTCTCAATCTTTTCTTCTGCATATTGGAATTTTTATTCACTGAGCTCAGAAAACACAATTCATAGTGCTAAACTGAAGTATAAACAAAAttctttaaattgtttataaGCTTTTCCAACCAAAACCAATCATTAATTTGACTTTCTCTCACTATATTTCTTAGCTCAAACTGAGAAACTATAATTTCATTAAGAGTCAGAAAGCTTCCCAGTaataaatattgcaatataGGGTAATTCAGATGATGAGCAAAGTGGTGAAAGGTGTTTGTTAGAACATAATTAGCCCTTGATATCTTAGTCAAGAACTATAAGTTGGAAGCTAGCTTCATCAGAAACCAAGAAGAGTACAGGAAGACgataaaaggggaaaaaaaaagaataagggAGTAGaatcattaaaaacaaagattaaaggaaaaagaagaagaaaaaaaggataaaaatcattaaataaaataaaggaaaagaaaaagataaaaaaagataaggGAGTAgaatcattaaaagaaaaagaaaaagaaaaagaaaaagaaaaagaaaaaaaaacaggaaaagaaaagtggggaaaatgagaagaaagaaaagaaagaataaaataaaataatatttatcaatgGTTTTGGCTTTTGTTAGATCCTTCCTATTTCATGCTCCATAaatttttctattgattttCAATCTTAaagcatattttttttattttgcttttcttAATTCTTACAGGTACCTATAAGTCCCTCTATAGTTTGCACATGCTTTTAAAACCCTTTGAAGTTTGCTTATCCCTCAGATATCCCTCTTTTCCAATAAAATCCCCAATAAGTCCAGATGCCAAAACAGAGGTGACAGTATAGTTAAGTGGTTGTGGAAATGACCTCTTTACCCTTTGTTCAactttcattcttcttctccttatttCACCGATGACTTTCTTCGAGAGTTGTTGCCAACCGAAGTTCTCTTCGTACTATCGGCTTTTGACCGAAGTTCCCACAAACTTGTGAGCCTTCCTGCAAGCCAAAAAGCCCCTAGTTCAACTTCCATTCTTCTTCACCTCCTTCTTTCGCCGACGATTTTCTTCGAGAGATGTTGCCAACCGGAGTTCTCTTCGCACTCTCGGCTTTTGACCAAAGTTTCCACAATTTGCAAGCCAAAAACCAAGCGAAAAGGTAAGGAGAAATCGCTCGAGTTTCTGCAGATTGTTATTGTGTGCTTTTCGTgtgtatttttttgggtttcctGTGTAGAATCAGATTTTCGCCTGTATTTAGAGGGTTTCAGGCTTTCTTGTGTATTATTTGGGGGTTTTGGGTTTTCTATGTAATATATGTTTCTTCCTGTGTAAAATATCCTCTTTCTGTGTAAAATTTGACTTTCGGCTGTGTTTAGAATGATAATGGTTTCAGGTTTTCCTCTTTCTCCAATGGTTCAAGATTGGAGACAGCATGCTGGTGTTTAGGCATGAGGACGTCGCGGTCATTATGGGTGTCCCCTGCATCGAAGACATTGTCTCCTTCATGACCACCATCGTCATGTTCTTCATGACTACCATGTTCTTACTGAACATCTTCTTTCCGAACACCTCCCAGAACTACAGAAAGAAGgaggcaaagaagaagaacaatgacaagaagaagaagaagaagaagaagaagaagaaggaaggaaggaaggaaggaaggaaAAGATGAGCATTTATGACATTACAAAGAAAAACTAGTAACGGATGCCATGGCAGGGATTCAAAAGGAAGATGTGTAAAAATGAGGGACTATATGGGAAATGCACAAGTCAGAGGGACTACAGAGGAAAAGTGAAACTTTGTAAGGATatacaaataattttccctaattcTTATTGTTTTAAGCTCCATTAATCTTTGCAATCTTCATATGAGTGATTTTCATGAATTTACATGATTTGATAattctactttattttaatttaaactttaataTAACTTCTAAGTTCTGTTTCTTTATAAAAATGTGATTATATGGACACacacatatgtatataaataggGTCATGTCTAGCTGTACTTGGATGTTCAACACCCGTTCACATGTTCTAGTAACTCTGAAACAAACGCATATCATTATGCATATAAAATATCTAAGCGATTTCTATTTGACATAACCATTTAAGCCTTAACATTGTAAATAAAAACACCTTAAGCTCAAAAAATGTGATTCCTTTCTCAATGGATTTGATTCAGCCATATATATTCATTGCTTATATCATTAACATCGGACCTTATGGGGGTAAAAACATGCAGTATATTCATATAATGTGGTACAATCTATTTGTGGCTTCTTAGTGCAGAAAATAATCTTTAAACTTATCAAAATTGATGCTATTTAAGTTTTGAAATAGTTATTGGTGCTTAATCACTCTAATCTGAGAATTACGGAAAGTATGTTGTGTCAAGCTTCATCAGATAGAGTATTAACATAAACCATTTGTCGGTGGAGATGGTTCTTTGAGGTATAGAGAAAAAAGATAAGGAAGACTATAGTGCACAAATCTTCAAGGAGTGGGTAacactttattttataaataattcgtctccacctaatttcaacccttggatgcaaaatggattgaatgataaatttcttttatgatataatgaagacccttgagtatggtttgcacttccaaactcaagcaaagacaacaatgacctttacaaagtgaaagtttgcTCATATCTTTTGTGTACTCAAATAACAAAGCAAGAGAATTTGTGaagagtttatttttcattcaattggCTTGAATGATGGTAGGGGATCATTTTGATAggaatgaagtggtgtttagtaAATAGATACACAAAAAGTGTTATTTaaagagacacaccacttcattaatgAGATatatcttttcaaataaaacaaaacaacttttaattaattaatgaaattacaaatgacaATCTCTCATCAGTTATATTACAAGTGGTGCTTATTAAATCTCTTTATCTTATATTTGTGTCTTTTGGAGTTTTAAATACCCTAAGTGTAGTGTTGTGTCTTAATGAAAGGCATAGATAACTTTCTATATAACTCTTCATATAAGGGTATGATTAATAGAtacatctctttatttttaaaatccccTCACGTCATCTATCATTGGATCAATGCACATAATGACACACTgctaaatattgaagaaaaactTTAAGAAACAACCAACAAAGACCATCTATAATCTCAACAACTCATTCTTATGCCACAAGAGTTGGTgatcaaaatttaacaaaaccaATACTACTTGAATCCTATTGATTAGTGATTAGACAAAGGctccacaaataaaaaaaaaagcaatcaaTTTAGCATCGAAACTAGTCACCACTTCCACCAAAAACATAAATGGAGAAATAAAGAAGTACTAAATCTCTAAACTTTTACCAAAGTTCCTACTATAGAAATAACAGGAAATCTTACCACATGTTAAGTCTATCCCATTTGGTGGGCTAGATGAATAAATGTGCTCCAAGCTCatggttgaaaaaaaatgaagttatgTCAACAGTGGAACTTATGAGGGTATGAATGGCATTTCACATGGGGTCAAAAACTTTCATTTGTTTGGATGAGAAAGGTGTGTGATGATGATTGcattaagagagagagagagagagagagagagagagagagagagagacatcAGAAAAACCAAGTAAAGAAGAGGAAAGGTGTGAGTTAGGGCAAGAAGATCGGACGACAATACTGTGCTGGATCTCACTCAAATTCTGGGTGGAGGACCGACCCTTGCAAGTAACTCTACCTATTGTTTAGGTTTGATCTTTCCTTTGATCATTACTTGATGTTTGTTTGCTATccatcatgatgatgatgatgatgcttgtATCATTAACACTCTCTTAGTATATGTTTGTTGGCCATTGGGCTTGTAATCCTCTAGTGAGCTAGAGAGAACTCTTGTAATCCTTTGTTGACATAGTGGAAAAGATTGTTAAGTGGCCTTAGGGTCCCGTGATTTTTCACCTCTTGATTGAATTGGTTTTTCACAGTAAATATGTGTCTTTAAGTCTTGTTATTGTTTCATACTTCTATTGTATTGA comes from Dioscorea cayenensis subsp. rotundata cultivar TDr96_F1 chromosome 15, TDr96_F1_v2_PseudoChromosome.rev07_lg8_w22 25.fasta, whole genome shotgun sequence and encodes:
- the LOC120277011 gene encoding UPF0481 protein At3g47200-like translates to MLSFKISQEGATEVTEEVQDDLQWIKRMANVLNGCQEKTLGNWPCTIFKVPENIRQCDNKGAYDPSIVTIGPYHYNKFKNRTVQAMQAHKWHCMRRLLSRHTKSRRKATDLFGQCLEEMRKMDADVRGSYSEDLHHLSVNDLALIMFLDGCFIIHVLLKFNEVDEYWENISNMVTLGKNNDNDDGQEEEEDIAAGHEEDMVVLDIMGEKKIDLRVVGVWNIWGNMLHDLVNVENQIPFTIIQALFSKLKTPGDEDIDLVEIARQLLSCIHPSPYQNFATIPPPPVHHLLHLFHSTFVPSDDCLKINSSNLQKQKIIDVDWIPSATELQLAGVKFVKKKGCATNFLDISFKNGIIEIPQVELDDNTNTLFRNLIAFEQCYYPHTKNYITAYAFFMDYMINAPKDVELFELKGIFINRLGTPDHAATLINHLCDQIRLSRDNFLKGSIQGVKNYHESRWHKWRAKLMRDYFDNPWAIVSLVAALILLLLTIQQSFIAAYSYFHPPKN